The following coding sequences lie in one Benincasa hispida cultivar B227 chromosome 6, ASM972705v1, whole genome shotgun sequence genomic window:
- the LOC120079528 gene encoding axial regulator YABBY 5-like, whose protein sequence is MSSCINSAQEQLCYIPCNFCNIVLAVSVPCSNLFDIVTVRCGHCSNLWSVNMAAAFQSLSWQNSQASNHSHSGSGADHYRVELGSSSKCNNKMKMRAPIKNSTNDHDQRIINRPPEKRQRVPSAYNQFIKEEIQRIKATNPDITHREAFSTAAKNWAHFPHIHFGLMLDTNNLQTKNDASNMGSEKHLMSVPGLHY, encoded by the exons ATGTCAAGCTGCATCAACAGTGCTCAAGAACAACTCTGCTATATCCCCTGCAATTTTTGCAATATTGTTCTAGCG gTGAGTGTTCCATGCAGCAATCTCTTTGACATCGTGACCGTCCGATGTGGTCACTGTAGCAATCTCTGGTCTGTGAACATGGCTGCTGCTTTCCAATCTCTCTCATGGCAAAATTCTCAG gcATCAAACCATAGCCACAGTGGCAGTGGAGCTGATCATTACAGAGTTGAATTGGGATCATCATCAAAATGCAACAACAAGATGAAAATGAGAGCACCAATTAAAAACTCTACAAATGATCATGATCAAAGGATCATTAATCGAC ctCCCGAGAAGAGGCAGAGAGTACCTTCTGCATATAATCAGTTTATAAa AGAGGAAATCCAGAGGATCAAAGCAACTAATCCAGATATTACCCACAGGGAAGCATTCAGTACTGCTGCTAAAAAT TGGGCACATTTCCCACATATTCATTTTGGCCTCATGCTGGATACCAACAATCTGCAGACTAAGAATGATGCGAGTAATATG GGATCTGAGAAGCATCTGATGTCAGTGCCAGGGCTGCACTATTGA